In [Mycobacterium] stephanolepidis, the genomic window CGCCTTTAGCCTGAGGCGGTGCCCGATGAATGCTTGTTCTGCGGAATCGTCTCCGGTGTAGTTCCTGGCGTGCGGGTGGCAGAGGATGCCGACACATACGCCTTCATGGATATCAATCCGGGTTCGGACGGCCATCTGCTGGTCGTTCCGAAGCGGCACAGCAAGGACCTCCTCGAGATCCCGGCCGAGGACCTGAGCGCTGTTGCGGTGGCGGCCCAGCGGATAGCCAAAGCGGTCGTTTCCGAACTCGGCGCCGATGGGGTGAATCTGCTGAATTGCTGCGGCGCCCACGCATGGCAGACGGAGTTCCACTTCCATCTGCACGTGATTCCACGATATGCCGCCAAGTCCAAAGACCGGCTCGGGCTGCCATGGGCACCGGGCATCCGCGGTGACGCCTTCACGATCACTGCCCTGGGAAACCGGCTGTCCAACGCGCTGGCGTAGCGTTCGACTCATGAAACCTGGTGATCGTGTCGCCGACTTCGAACTTCCGGACCAGACCGGAACGACTCGCAGCCTCTCCGCGCTCCTGGTCGACGGGCCCGTCGTGCTGTTCTTCTATCCCGCAGCCAATACCCCCGGCTGCACCGCCGAGGCATGCCACTTCCGCGATCTGGCAAGTGAATTCAAGGAAGTCGGTGCCTCACGCGTCGGCATCAGCGTCGACTCGGTAGACAAGCAGGCCGACTTCGCCGACAAGCGCAAGTTCGACTACCCGTTGCTCTCGGACACCGGCGGTAAGGTCTCGTCGGCCTTCGGCGTCAAGCGCGGCCTGTTGGGCAAGCTGGCCCCGGTGAAGCGGACCACGTTCGTCATCGGCACCGACAAGACGATCCTCGAAGTCTTCGCGAGCGAGCTCAACATGAACGCGCACGCCGACAAGGCCCTAGAGTTCCTCCGCGCCCGCAAGTAACACGTCGGCATCGAAGCAACTGTGGGCACCGGTGTGGCACGCCGGTCCGGTCTGGTCGACTTCCAGCACCAGAGTGTCCCCGTCGCAGTCCAGCCGCACCGCGTGCACGTACTGGGTGTGGCCGGATGTCTCGCCCTTGACCCATAGACGCTGCCGGGATCGCGAGAAGTACGTCCCGCGCCGCGTCGCAAGGGTCTGCGCCAACGCCTCATCGTTCATCCACGCCACCATCAGCACCGTGCCGGTGCCGCGCTCTTGCACCACTGCGGTGACCAGGCCGGCCGCGTCGCGTTTCAGGCGATCGGCAATCCCGGGATCCAGCTCGCTCATCGCACCGTGATCCCTTCCGCGGCCATCGCCGCCTTCACCTCGGCGATGGTCAGTTCCCGAAAATGGAAGACACTGGCCGCCAGCACCGCGTCGGCGCCGGCCTTGACCGCGGGTGAGAAGTGGTCAACGGCACCGGCTCCGCCGCTGGCGATCACGGGAACGTCAACCGCTGCACGCGCGGCGGCGATCATCGGAAGATCGAACCCCGCCTTGGTGCCGTCCGCGTCCATGGAATTGAGCAGGATCTCCCCCACGCCCAATTCAGCTCCCCGCCTTGTCCATTCGATCGCATCTATCCCGGTGCCCTTGCGGCCGCCATGGGTCGTGACCTCCCACCCGGACGGCGTCGGCACGTCACCCGCGCGGACCCGGCGCGCATCCACGCTCAGCACGATGCACTGTGAGCCGAACCGCTGTGCCAGCTCGGCCAACAACTCCGGACGTGCGATCGCCGCGGTGTTGACGCCGACCTTGTCCGCGCCTGCCCGCAGCAGCACATTGACGTCTTCCACCGATCGCACACCGCCGCCCACCGTCAACGGAATGAACACCTGCTCGGCCGTGCGACGCACCACATCCAACATGGTCGCCCGACCCGCCGATGAAGCCGTGACATCGAGGAAGGTCAGTTCATCGACGCCCTCGGCGTCATATGCGGCCGCGAGCTCAACCGGATCGCCTGCGTCACGGAGGTTTTCGAAGTTGACGCCCTTGACCACGCGACCATCGTCGACGTCAAGGCAGGCAATGACACGGGTAGCAACACTCATCGGTAGTCCTCCGGATCCCCGACCTCGGCCAGCACTTCCAGGATCTGTTCGTGCACACCGGGCGCGGCCACCAGTACCGATGGTGATTCGGGGGTCCATGGATTGCCGCGCAGATCCGTCGCGTGACCGCCCGCGGCCTCGACCAGTGCGATACCCGCGGCGTGATCCCACACATGCGCGCCGAAACTCACCGCGCCGCCCAGTATCCCGCCCGCCGTAAACGCCAAATCGATCCCGGTGCTGCCGTGCATCCGCAGGCGAGAGGTGATGCGGCTCAGCTTCTCCACCACTGCCAGGCGGTAGCGACCCGGTACCCGCCCCTTCCAATCAACGTTGAACGTGCCCAGTCCCACTGCCACATCTGCCAGATCGGTGCGTGGCAACGGCGGCATCGCAACTCCGTTGCGCACCAGCGGGCCACCCGCGACAGCGGTGTACCGGTCTCCCATGAACGGCAGCCAGGTCAATCCCGCCACCGGCACCCCATCGGAGAGCAACCCCAGCAGAATCGCCGCCATCGGCGAACCCGCCGCATAGTTGACGGTGCCGTCAATGGGATCCACCACCCAAACCAGTCCAGAATCCACTGCCGGCCCACCGAATTCCTCGCCGTGCACACCGATTCCGGTGCGGTCGGTAAGCGCTTCCACGACCATCCGCTCGATGGCCAGATCCTCTTCGGTGGCGAAGTCCTTGCCGCCCTTGAATACGACGCCATCGGCACCGTGCCCGGACACGAAGCGCCGCGCCGCCACGTCCAGAATCACGGACGCCTCGGCTACCAACGCATTCAGATCAGGCATGTCAGGAGACGGCAGCCAGTGCATCCGGCAGGGTGAAACGGCCCGCGTAAAGGGCCTTTCCGACGATCGCGCCCTCGATGCCGGCCCCGGTCAGTTCCGCGATGGCACGCAGGTCATCCAGGCTCGACACCCCGCCCGAGGCGATCACGGGTGCGTTCGCCACACCCGCGACCTGCGCCAGCAGCTCAAGGTTCGGACCGGTCAAAGTGCCATCCTTCGTCACGTCGGTGACGACGTAGCGCGAACACCCCTGACCGCGCAGACGTTCCAGTACCTCCCAGAGATCTCCGCCGTCGCTGACCCAGCCGCGGCCCCGTAGCCGGTGCTCACCGTCCACGATCTGGACGTCAAGCCCCACGGCCACACGCTCACCGTGGCGCGCGATCGCGGAGGCACACCACTGCGGATCCTCCAGCGCGGCGGTACCGAGATTCACTCGGGCGCAGCCGGTCGCCAGGGCCGCCGTCAAAGACTCGTCATCGCGGATGCCACCGGAAAGCTCTACTTTCACATCGAGCTCGCCTACCACCTGTGCCAGCAGCTCACGATTGGAACCACGACCGAAGGCCGCATCCAGGTCCACCAGATGCACCCACTCGGCACCGTCGTTCTGCCACGCCAAAGCCGCATCGCGGGGTGAACCGTAGGTGGTTTCGCTGCCCGCCTTGCCCTGCACGAGGCGCACTGCCTGACCGTCGGCGACATCAACCGCCGGTAATAGAACGAGACTCAAGAGATTCCCTTCACCCAATTGCTCAACAACACGGCCCCCGCATCGCCACTCTTCTCCGGATGGAACTGAGTCGCAGCAAGTGCCCCATTCTCCACCGCCGCGACAAATGGCACGTGATGGGTCGCCCAGGTCACCAACGGCTTCACGATCGGTGAGTCGACGGGCGTTTCCAGCTCCCATTTCTGCACGGCGTATGAGTGCACGAAATAGAAACGCGTATCGGCGTCCAGGCCCGCGAACAGATCCGATTCGGCTGGCGCGTCGACGGTGTTCCAGCCCATGTGCGGGATCACCGGCGCATCCAGGCGACTGACCACTCCGGGCCACTGACCACAGCCCTCGGCGTCGACACCGAATTCGATGCCGTGGCTGAACAGGATCTGCATACCCACGCAGATACCCAGCACCGGGCGACCCCCGGACAGCCGCACGTCGATGATCCGCTCACCGTCGATACCGCGCAGTCCTTCCATACAGGCCGCGAAAGCACCTACTCCGGGCACGACAAGACCGTCGGCGTTGAGCGCCGCGTTGGCATCGGCGGTCACCGTGACATCGGCCCCGACCCGTTCCAGCGCGCGCTGAGCGGATCTCAGATTGCCCGAACCGTAGTCGAGGACAACGACTTTGGGTCCAGCACCGGTC contains:
- a CDS encoding HIT family protein encodes the protein MPDECLFCGIVSGVVPGVRVAEDADTYAFMDINPGSDGHLLVVPKRHSKDLLEIPAEDLSAVAVAAQRIAKAVVSELGADGVNLLNCCGAHAWQTEFHFHLHVIPRYAAKSKDRLGLPWAPGIRGDAFTITALGNRLSNALA
- a CDS encoding peroxiredoxin, with translation MKPGDRVADFELPDQTGTTRSLSALLVDGPVVLFFYPAANTPGCTAEACHFRDLASEFKEVGASRVGISVDSVDKQADFADKRKFDYPLLSDTGGKVSSAFGVKRGLLGKLAPVKRTTFVIGTDKTILEVFASELNMNAHADKALEFLRARK
- the hisI gene encoding phosphoribosyl-AMP cyclohydrolase; its protein translation is MSELDPGIADRLKRDAAGLVTAVVQERGTGTVLMVAWMNDEALAQTLATRRGTYFSRSRQRLWVKGETSGHTQYVHAVRLDCDGDTLVLEVDQTGPACHTGAHSCFDADVLLAGAEEL
- the hisF gene encoding imidazole glycerol phosphate synthase subunit HisF; translated protein: MSVATRVIACLDVDDGRVVKGVNFENLRDAGDPVELAAAYDAEGVDELTFLDVTASSAGRATMLDVVRRTAEQVFIPLTVGGGVRSVEDVNVLLRAGADKVGVNTAAIARPELLAELAQRFGSQCIVLSVDARRVRAGDVPTPSGWEVTTHGGRKGTGIDAIEWTRRGAELGVGEILLNSMDADGTKAGFDLPMIAAARAAVDVPVIASGGAGAVDHFSPAVKAGADAVLAASVFHFRELTIAEVKAAMAAEGITVR
- a CDS encoding inositol monophosphatase family protein; the encoded protein is MPDLNALVAEASVILDVAARRFVSGHGADGVVFKGGKDFATEEDLAIERMVVEALTDRTGIGVHGEEFGGPAVDSGLVWVVDPIDGTVNYAAGSPMAAILLGLLSDGVPVAGLTWLPFMGDRYTAVAGGPLVRNGVAMPPLPRTDLADVAVGLGTFNVDWKGRVPGRYRLAVVEKLSRITSRLRMHGSTGIDLAFTAGGILGGAVSFGAHVWDHAAGIALVEAAGGHATDLRGNPWTPESPSVLVAAPGVHEQILEVLAEVGDPEDYR
- the priA gene encoding bifunctional 1-(5-phosphoribosyl)-5-((5-phosphoribosylamino)methylideneamino)imidazole-4-carboxamide isomerase/phosphoribosylanthranilate isomerase PriA, with amino-acid sequence MSLVLLPAVDVADGQAVRLVQGKAGSETTYGSPRDAALAWQNDGAEWVHLVDLDAAFGRGSNRELLAQVVGELDVKVELSGGIRDDESLTAALATGCARVNLGTAALEDPQWCASAIARHGERVAVGLDVQIVDGEHRLRGRGWVSDGGDLWEVLERLRGQGCSRYVVTDVTKDGTLTGPNLELLAQVAGVANAPVIASGGVSSLDDLRAIAELTGAGIEGAIVGKALYAGRFTLPDALAAVS
- the hisH gene encoding imidazole glycerol phosphate synthase subunit HisH, giving the protein MTGAGPKVVVLDYGSGNLRSAQRALERVGADVTVTADANAALNADGLVVPGVGAFAACMEGLRGIDGERIIDVRLSGGRPVLGICVGMQILFSHGIEFGVDAEGCGQWPGVVSRLDAPVIPHMGWNTVDAPAESDLFAGLDADTRFYFVHSYAVQKWELETPVDSPIVKPLVTWATHHVPFVAAVENGALAATQFHPEKSGDAGAVLLSNWVKGIS